A single Inediibacterium massiliense DNA region contains:
- a CDS encoding LegC family aminotransferase, producing the protein MDKGIPLSVPNFIGKESEYVMKALKEEWVSTSGSYINEFEIKVANYLNVQSAVACQSGTAAIHLALRLTGITVGDEVIVPTLTFIAAVNPVKYQGGYPIFMDCDNSLNMDIEKLDEFCKRECLLSKDGLINKKTKRAIKAIVVVHIFGNMANMEGIMEIAQKYRLKVIEDATEAFGTFYIKGKYKGKFAGTIGDFGAYSFNGNKIITTGGGGMLVAKDISLLKKASYLSTQAKNDPLYYIHDEIGYNYRMTNLQAALGIAQLEQIENFIKIKRENYDTYKNEIKKIEGLSLLDFNKNIRSNYWFYSLMIDKEKYGLNRDEILKKLYKEKIQTRPIWGLIHEQKPYYENQSYKIERAKYYIQRVLNIPCSTDLMKKDIMTIVDILNQNHKRGM; encoded by the coding sequence ATGGATAAAGGGATACCATTATCAGTACCTAATTTTATAGGAAAAGAGTCTGAATATGTAATGAAAGCCTTAAAGGAAGAATGGGTATCTACATCAGGCAGTTATATAAATGAATTTGAAATAAAGGTAGCAAATTATTTAAATGTTCAAAGTGCTGTAGCTTGTCAAAGTGGTACGGCTGCTATACATCTAGCATTAAGGCTTACAGGGATCACAGTAGGGGATGAGGTAATTGTACCTACTCTTACATTTATAGCTGCAGTGAATCCAGTTAAATATCAAGGGGGATATCCAATATTTATGGATTGTGACAATAGTTTGAATATGGATATAGAAAAATTAGATGAATTTTGTAAAAGAGAATGTTTATTGAGTAAAGATGGACTAATCAATAAAAAAACAAAAAGAGCAATAAAAGCAATCGTTGTTGTGCATATATTTGGCAATATGGCTAATATGGAAGGGATAATGGAGATAGCCCAAAAATATAGATTAAAGGTTATAGAAGATGCTACAGAAGCTTTTGGGACTTTTTATATAAAAGGAAAATATAAGGGAAAATTTGCAGGAACCATAGGAGATTTTGGGGCATATTCATTTAATGGAAACAAGATTATAACTACTGGTGGAGGAGGTATGTTAGTAGCAAAGGATATATCTTTGTTGAAAAAGGCAAGTTACTTGTCAACTCAGGCTAAGAATGATCCACTATATTATATACATGATGAGATTGGATATAACTATAGAATGACAAATTTACAGGCTGCATTAGGAATTGCACAACTAGAACAGATTGAAAATTTCATAAAAATAAAAAGAGAAAACTATGATACCTATAAAAATGAGATAAAAAAAATTGAAGGTTTAAGCTTATTAGATTTTAACAAGAATATAAGGTCAAACTATTGGTTTTATTCTTTAATGATAGATAAAGAAAAATATGGACTTAACAGAGATGAAATCCTAAAAAAATTGTATAAGGAGAAGATACAAACAAGACCGATATGGGGTCTTATTCATGAACAAAAACCTTATTATGAAAATCAAAGCTACAAAATTGAAAGAGCAAAATATTATATACAAAGAGTTTTAAATATACCATGTAGTACCGATCTTATGAAAAAAGATATTATGACAATAGTAGACATATTAAATCAGAACCATAAAAGAGGGATGTAG
- a CDS encoding nucleotidyltransferase family protein, which yields MNNPVVIMAGGEGKRLEPITKVLPKPLIPIGDIPIAQRIINRFLKFGCTDFYITINFKKDLIKAYFNHMKKTYDIKYIEEEKPLGTVGSLYMLKDKIKISFFLSNCDILIDGDYSEMLEFHKKNKNKITLVACSKILTLPYGVIKLDDKGFVKGIAEKPQYDYLVNTGMYILEPEILEDIPKNQFFHITDLIKIYVNRGERVGVFSIREDDWLDMGQFNELKNMMHMLGLEK from the coding sequence ATGAATAATCCAGTTGTAATTATGGCAGGAGGAGAGGGAAAAAGACTTGAGCCTATAACAAAAGTATTGCCAAAACCTTTAATACCTATAGGAGATATTCCTATAGCCCAGAGAATTATTAATAGATTTTTAAAGTTTGGATGTACTGACTTTTATATAACCATAAATTTTAAGAAGGATTTAATTAAAGCTTATTTTAATCATATGAAGAAAACCTATGATATCAAATATATAGAAGAGGAAAAACCATTAGGAACAGTAGGAAGTCTATATATGCTTAAAGATAAGATAAAAATTTCATTTTTTCTTAGTAACTGCGATATATTAATAGATGGAGACTATAGTGAAATGTTAGAATTTCATAAAAAAAATAAGAATAAAATAACACTTGTAGCATGTAGCAAGATTTTAACACTTCCTTATGGAGTTATAAAGTTAGATGATAAAGGATTTGTAAAAGGAATAGCTGAAAAACCACAGTATGATTATTTGGTAAATACAGGGATGTATATTTTGGAACCAGAAATACTTGAAGATATACCTAAAAATCAATTCTTTCACATTACGGACTTGATAAAAATATATGTTAATAGAGGAGAGCGAGTAGGAGTTTTTTCTATAAGAGAAGATGATTGGTTGGATATGGGACAGTTTAATGAGTTAAAGAATATGATGCATATGTTAGGTCTAGAAAAATAG
- a CDS encoding NeuD/PglB/VioB family sugar acetyltransferase, giving the protein MYWNGIPTVIFGSGGISKEVFHLIEEINSQCKMNVFDFLGFVDNDKRQIGKEIIDRYKIVTNDEEFEEFTKEYPILGVVIPIGNPKVKKNIYHKIKDIKNIIFPNIIHPNVVLNRNTIFLGQGNVITSGVKLTCNIELGNFNLLNLNCTVGHDVKIGNFNIINPGSNISGNVTITDQCLIGTGAQILQGITIKNNTTIGAGAVVIKDVKEKDVVVGVPAKSIIKRY; this is encoded by the coding sequence ATGTATTGGAACGGTATACCAACTGTTATTTTTGGAAGTGGGGGAATATCTAAGGAAGTATTTCATTTAATTGAAGAAATAAATAGTCAATGTAAAATGAACGTGTTTGATTTTTTGGGATTTGTAGATAATGATAAAAGACAAATAGGCAAAGAGATTATAGATAGATATAAGATTGTTACCAATGATGAAGAGTTTGAAGAATTTACAAAAGAATATCCCATATTGGGAGTAGTAATTCCTATAGGTAATCCAAAGGTGAAAAAAAACATTTATCATAAAATAAAAGATATAAAAAATATCATTTTTCCAAATATTATACATCCTAATGTAGTTCTAAATAGAAATACTATTTTTTTAGGTCAAGGTAATGTGATTACTTCAGGGGTGAAATTGACTTGTAATATAGAATTAGGAAATTTTAATTTACTCAATTTAAACTGTACTGTAGGACATGATGTAAAAATAGGAAATTTTAATATAATCAATCCAGGTTCAAATATATCAGGAAATGTAACTATTACAGATCAGTGCTTAATAGGTACGGGTGCACAAATATTGCAAGGAATTACAATAAAAAATAATACTACTATAGGAGCAGGAGCAGTGGTAATAAAAGATGTAAAAGAGAAGGATGTAGTAGTAGGAGTTCCTGCTAAAAGTATTATAAAAAGGTATTGA
- the neuB gene encoding N-acetylneuraminate synthase, with the protein MNKQKVFIIAEAGVNHNGDIHLAYKMIDRAVEAGADAIKFQTYKAEKVISKYVQKADYQKKTTNDQESQLDMVKKIELSFDDFKGIKDYCDKKNIIFLSTPFDIESMKFLESLGIKAFKIASGELTNRPFLEAVGKIRKKVILSTGMCTLGEIEAALNILTENGTKDITILHCNTQYPTPMQDVNLRAMRTIREAFKREVGYSDHTLGIEIPIAAVAMGAKVIEKHFTLDKNMYGPDHKASLEPNEFKEMVKTIRNIEMALGDGIKHPSESERKNICLVRKSIVANCKIKKGEIFSQNNITTKRPGNGISPMRWYEVVNKIADRDYEEDELIQI; encoded by the coding sequence ATGAATAAACAAAAAGTTTTTATAATAGCTGAAGCAGGAGTAAATCATAATGGGGATATTCATTTAGCATATAAAATGATTGATAGAGCTGTAGAGGCAGGAGCAGACGCAATAAAATTTCAAACCTATAAAGCCGAAAAGGTTATTTCTAAATATGTACAAAAAGCAGATTATCAAAAAAAAACTACAAATGATCAAGAATCACAACTAGATATGGTAAAAAAAATAGAACTTTCTTTTGATGATTTTAAAGGCATCAAAGATTATTGTGATAAAAAGAATATAATATTTTTATCTACTCCTTTTGATATAGAAAGTATGAAATTCTTAGAATCATTAGGAATAAAAGCTTTTAAAATAGCATCTGGAGAACTTACAAATCGACCATTTTTAGAAGCTGTTGGAAAAATAAGAAAGAAAGTTATATTATCAACGGGTATGTGCACTCTTGGAGAGATAGAGGCTGCTTTAAATATTCTTACAGAAAATGGGACGAAAGATATTACGATTCTTCATTGTAATACACAATATCCAACTCCTATGCAAGATGTAAATTTAAGAGCAATGAGAACTATTAGAGAAGCATTTAAAAGGGAGGTAGGTTATTCAGATCATACTTTAGGAATAGAAATTCCAATAGCAGCAGTGGCTATGGGAGCTAAGGTCATTGAAAAGCATTTTACACTTGATAAAAATATGTATGGACCAGATCATAAAGCGAGCTTAGAACCAAATGAGTTCAAAGAAATGGTAAAGACTATTAGAAATATAGAGATGGCTTTAGGGGATGGTATTAAACATCCATCAGAATCTGAACGAAAAAATATTTGTTTAGTGAGAAAAAGTATAGTAGCAAATTGTAAGATCAAAAAAGGTGAGATCTTTTCACAAAATAATATTACTACAAAAAGACCAGGAAATGGAATATCACCAATGAGATGGTATGAAGTAGTTAATAAAATAGCAGATAGAGACTATGAAGAAGATGAGTTGATACAGATATGA
- the neuC gene encoding UDP-N-acetylglucosamine 2-epimerase gives MKKICVVTGTRAEYGLLRPLIERIRKDKNIKLQLIATGMHLSPEFDCTYKEINKDGYDIDEKIEILLSSDTSIGISKSMGLAMISFSEAYERLKPDIIVVLGDRYEIFAAVSTAYIAKIPVAHLYGGETTQGAFDEGFRHSITKMSYLHFTSTKEYRKRVIQLGEHPDRVFTVGAMGIENIKKLKLFSKEELEKTIGFKFGKRTALVTFHSTTLDESYNFHHMKNLLDALDEIENLKIIFTGSNSDTDGRMMNQLIQKYASENSHKAIYFINMGYLRYLSAMKYSDVVVGNSSSGLVEAPYFSVPTVNIGDRQRGRIQGCSIINCNPSKNCIITSILKALSSNFRKELINKDNPYGDGNVSEKVMNILKDYLKMEIQIKKSFYDIKISL, from the coding sequence ATGAAAAAAATATGTGTAGTGACAGGCACAAGAGCAGAATATGGTCTTTTAAGACCATTGATAGAAAGAATTAGAAAAGATAAAAATATAAAATTACAATTAATAGCTACAGGAATGCACTTATCACCAGAATTTGATTGTACGTATAAAGAAATCAATAAGGATGGCTATGATATTGATGAAAAAATTGAAATTTTATTGAGTTCAGATACATCTATAGGAATATCAAAATCTATGGGACTTGCAATGATAAGTTTTTCAGAAGCTTATGAAAGATTAAAGCCAGATATTATAGTAGTACTAGGGGATAGATATGAAATATTTGCAGCAGTGAGTACTGCTTATATAGCCAAAATTCCAGTAGCACATCTATATGGAGGAGAAACTACACAAGGGGCATTTGACGAAGGGTTTAGACATTCTATAACCAAAATGAGTTATTTACACTTTACGAGCACAAAAGAATATAGAAAAAGAGTAATACAACTTGGAGAACATCCAGATAGGGTCTTTACTGTTGGAGCAATGGGTATAGAAAATATAAAAAAATTAAAACTATTTTCAAAGGAAGAATTAGAGAAAACGATTGGATTTAAATTTGGGAAAAGAACTGCTTTAGTCACATTTCATTCAACAACTTTAGATGAAAGTTATAATTTTCATCATATGAAAAATCTTTTAGATGCTTTAGATGAGATAGAGAACTTAAAAATTATATTTACTGGATCCAATTCAGATACAGATGGAAGAATGATGAACCAATTGATTCAGAAATATGCAAGTGAAAATAGTCATAAAGCAATTTATTTTATAAATATGGGTTACCTTAGGTATTTAAGTGCTATGAAGTATTCAGATGTAGTTGTAGGAAATTCATCTAGTGGACTTGTTGAAGCTCCTTACTTTAGTGTTCCTACTGTGAATATAGGTGATAGACAAAGAGGAAGAATACAAGGATGTAGTATTATTAATTGTAATCCTAGTAAGAATTGTATTATAACTTCTATTCTAAAAGCATTATCGTCAAATTTTAGAAAAGAATTGATAAATAAGGATAATCCTTATGGAGATGGTAATGTTTCTGAGAAAGTAATGAATATTTTAAAAGATTATTTAAAAATGGAAATTCAAATAAAAAAATCATTTTATGATATAAAAATTTCTTTGTAG
- a CDS encoding N-acetylneuraminate synthase family protein yields MKPYIIGETAYHHEGDFEYLKKMILDIGEMNLNAVKFHLLFNLDSYFQKQHPLYKHIEKWMFSQKQWNEAFEISKENNLDVIALCDDIESIQYINKEHKDIKAIEIHSSSLNEYYMLKEALKFENLIILGIGGSTLDEVDFAVNFLKKNGKKNIWLMYGFQSYPTRYEDVNLSKILKIRDLFDVPVGYADHTSFDDKNNVDISAIAAAMGIYVLEKHYTPNMGQKRLDYHAAVGKEQMKAIQIKMELYLKVFGDGMLELSQLERQYGNVGPMKKAVVAKRNIKKGERLSLENLCFKRTKREGSIMQKDFLGLIGLEALVNIKEDEMIDYSKVKYKFHQKSYSNLTGGLEEIQ; encoded by the coding sequence ATGAAACCATATATTATTGGGGAAACTGCATATCATCATGAAGGGGATTTTGAGTATTTAAAGAAGATGATTTTAGATATAGGTGAGATGAATTTAAATGCGGTAAAATTTCATTTGTTATTTAATTTAGATAGTTACTTTCAAAAACAACATCCCCTATATAAGCATATTGAAAAATGGATGTTTAGTCAGAAACAATGGAATGAAGCGTTTGAGATTTCTAAAGAAAATAATTTAGATGTAATTGCATTGTGTGATGATATAGAATCTATTCAGTATATTAATAAAGAGCATAAAGATATTAAAGCTATTGAAATTCATTCATCAAGCTTAAATGAATACTATATGTTGAAGGAGGCTTTGAAGTTTGAAAATTTAATCATTTTAGGCATAGGAGGGTCAACTTTAGATGAAGTAGATTTTGCAGTTAATTTTTTAAAGAAAAATGGGAAAAAAAATATATGGCTTATGTATGGCTTTCAATCATATCCAACAAGATATGAAGATGTTAATTTATCAAAAATATTAAAGATAAGAGATTTATTTGATGTGCCTGTAGGGTATGCAGATCACACATCTTTTGATGATAAAAACAATGTAGATATATCCGCTATAGCAGCAGCAATGGGAATTTATGTACTAGAAAAGCATTATACACCTAATATGGGCCAAAAGCGATTAGATTATCATGCGGCTGTAGGAAAAGAACAAATGAAAGCAATACAGATAAAAATGGAGCTTTATTTGAAAGTTTTTGGAGATGGTATGTTAGAGCTTAGTCAATTAGAGCGCCAATATGGAAATGTTGGCCCTATGAAAAAAGCAGTTGTTGCAAAAAGAAATATAAAAAAAGGAGAACGACTAAGTCTAGAAAATCTATGTTTTAAAAGAACAAAAAGGGAAGGCAGTATTATGCAGAAGGATTTTTTAGGGCTAATAGGCTTAGAAGCACTAGTAAATATTAAAGAAGATGAAATGATTGATTATAGTAAAGTGAAATATAAGTTTCATCAAAAATCATATTCAAATTTAACTGGAGGGTTGGAGGAAATACAATGA
- a CDS encoding cytidylyltransferase domain-containing protein has product MRIGFIIIARLKSTRLPFKVIKDLGGKMVIERIIDRAKKVQGISEIILCTSMNPQDKPLIEIAKKNDIYYFNGNDVDVVQRLLDAAKFFRLDYIVGITADDPLFTIDYSNLIVNEIEKNKYDYIKIKGLPLGCATYGVNVKTLETVCNIKNVIDTEIWGALIDRPEVFNIKEIEVQNKLKRPDLRLTLDYEEDYELFRILYNKLQYNDIINLYDVVDYIDKNPEIKKINEHCIQATLSNEKLDKINKYYLKNHDKIMKIKEEVYKS; this is encoded by the coding sequence ATGAGAATAGGTTTTATAATCATAGCTAGATTAAAATCAACTAGATTACCATTTAAGGTAATTAAAGATTTAGGTGGAAAAATGGTTATTGAGAGAATTATTGACAGAGCTAAGAAAGTACAAGGAATATCAGAAATCATATTATGTACTTCCATGAATCCACAAGACAAACCATTAATAGAGATTGCTAAGAAAAATGATATTTATTATTTTAATGGAAATGATGTGGATGTTGTACAAAGATTATTAGATGCAGCTAAATTTTTTAGATTAGATTATATTGTAGGAATAACTGCAGATGATCCATTATTTACTATAGATTATTCGAATTTAATAGTTAATGAGATAGAAAAAAATAAATATGATTATATAAAAATTAAAGGGCTTCCATTAGGATGTGCTACTTATGGTGTAAATGTAAAGACTCTTGAGACAGTGTGCAATATAAAAAATGTGATAGATACAGAAATCTGGGGAGCATTAATAGATAGGCCTGAAGTATTTAATATTAAGGAAATAGAGGTTCAAAATAAATTAAAAAGACCGGATTTAAGATTAACTTTAGATTATGAGGAAGATTATGAACTTTTTAGAATTTTATATAATAAATTACAGTACAATGATATAATCAATTTATATGATGTTGTAGATTATATAGACAAAAATCCTGAAATTAAAAAAATCAATGAGCATTGTATACAAGCTACTTTATCTAATGAAAAATTGGATAAGATTAATAAATATTATTTAAAAAATCATGATAAAATTATGAAAATAAAAGAAGAAGTATACAAAAGCTAG
- a CDS encoding cation:proton antiporter, with amino-acid sequence MALSLSLIIILGLIFNKVFEKMKLPGLLGMLILGVTIGPFGFNFISEDILNISSDLRKIALIVILLRAGLGIERETLNKIGIPAVKMSCIPGLCEGFTIMFVGSYLLGISKIEAGMLGFIIAAVSPAVIVPQMLNFINDKRGYDKGIPTLILAGASIDDVFAITLFSTFLGLYGGKNINIFSKIFEIPISILLGILLGFIAGIVMVFLFNKFHIRDTKKVLILIGVAILMTSLEDVLKGIIPIASLLGVMTIGFVILEKYSNVGKRLSQKLNKIWVFAELLLFILVGAQVNIHVALHFGLIGFVIIFIGLIARSIGVFISIKGTNLILKEKLFCIIAYVPKATVQAAIGAVPLSAGVDSGEVILAIAVLAIIITAPLGALGVKLAGEKWLTVDIIK; translated from the coding sequence ATGGCTTTAAGTTTGAGTTTGATTATTATTTTGGGGTTGATATTTAACAAAGTGTTTGAAAAAATGAAGCTTCCAGGGCTTTTAGGAATGTTGATTTTAGGCGTGACTATAGGACCTTTTGGCTTCAATTTTATTAGTGAGGATATTTTGAATATATCTTCAGATTTAAGAAAAATTGCTTTAATTGTGATTTTATTACGTGCAGGACTCGGAATTGAAAGAGAAACTTTAAATAAGATAGGAATACCTGCTGTGAAAATGAGTTGTATTCCAGGATTGTGTGAAGGATTTACCATTATGTTTGTGGGAAGCTATTTGTTAGGTATATCTAAAATTGAAGCTGGAATGCTTGGATTTATTATTGCTGCTGTATCTCCAGCTGTAATTGTACCTCAGATGCTCAATTTTATAAATGATAAAAGAGGATATGATAAAGGAATTCCAACCTTAATTTTGGCAGGAGCATCTATAGATGATGTTTTTGCAATTACTTTGTTTTCTACCTTTTTAGGCTTATATGGTGGTAAAAATATAAATATTTTTTCAAAAATATTTGAAATTCCAATTTCTATTTTGTTGGGAATTTTGTTAGGATTTATAGCAGGCATTGTTATGGTATTTTTATTTAACAAGTTTCATATAAGAGATACAAAAAAAGTATTAATATTGATTGGAGTAGCAATTCTTATGACTTCCTTAGAAGATGTATTAAAAGGAATCATACCTATCGCTAGCCTTTTAGGAGTCATGACAATAGGATTTGTGATATTAGAAAAATATTCAAATGTAGGGAAGCGATTGTCTCAGAAATTAAATAAAATTTGGGTATTTGCAGAATTACTTTTATTTATTTTAGTAGGAGCTCAAGTAAATATACATGTTGCGCTACACTTTGGACTGATAGGATTTGTCATTATTTTTATAGGATTAATTGCAAGAAGTATAGGGGTTTTTATTTCTATAAAGGGTACAAATCTAATATTAAAAGAGAAGCTGTTTTGCATTATTGCGTATGTACCAAAAGCTACTGTACAAGCAGCTATTGGAGCGGTACCTTTATCAGCAGGAGTTGATTCAGGAGAAGTGATATTGGCCATTGCTGTTTTAGCTATTATCATTACAGCACCTTTAGGAGCTTTAGGAGTAAAATTAGCAGGAGAGAAATGGCTTACTGTAGATATAATAAAGTAA
- the rfbD gene encoding dTDP-4-dehydrorhamnose reductase, which yields MKLIIIGANSQLGYTILKQLDSNTWFKKHFCRNDIQVIKIYSNQLDITDNISIFKFIDEVKPDVIINCAAYTNVDEAETEYERAFQVNAMGPRNLAISCEAVGTKLIHISTDYVFDGKGVVLDSKIVPYREYDIPNPINVYGKTKLLGENYVREFCSRYFIIRTSWLYGKHGKNFVKAIIKAAKANGKLQVVNDQVGNPTNAEDLAKHVLEISATKEYGIYHCTGNGVASWYDFARRIIEYTRIKCIIEAANSEKYNTKAKRPVYSCLDNMMLRSTIGDNMRNWEEALYDFIKNVLKI from the coding sequence ATGAAATTAATAATAATAGGTGCGAATAGTCAACTGGGATATACAATTTTAAAACAGTTGGATTCTAATACATGGTTTAAAAAGCATTTTTGTAGAAATGATATTCAAGTAATTAAAATATATTCAAATCAATTAGATATAACGGATAATATTTCTATTTTTAAATTTATAGATGAAGTAAAACCAGATGTTATTATAAATTGTGCTGCATATACTAATGTAGATGAAGCAGAAACAGAATATGAAAGAGCATTTCAAGTCAATGCTATGGGACCTAGAAATTTAGCTATTTCTTGTGAAGCTGTGGGAACAAAGCTTATTCATATTTCTACAGATTATGTTTTTGATGGTAAAGGAGTTGTATTAGATAGTAAAATAGTTCCTTATAGAGAATATGATATTCCAAATCCTATTAATGTCTATGGAAAAACAAAGTTATTAGGGGAAAACTATGTAAGGGAGTTTTGTAGTAGGTATTTTATTATACGGACATCGTGGCTTTATGGGAAACATGGGAAAAATTTTGTTAAAGCTATTATTAAGGCAGCCAAAGCAAATGGAAAGTTACAGGTGGTTAATGATCAAGTAGGAAATCCCACAAATGCAGAGGATTTGGCAAAACATGTTCTAGAAATAAGTGCTACAAAGGAATATGGGATCTATCATTGTACAGGAAATGGGGTGGCAAGTTGGTATGATTTTGCACGTAGAATTATTGAATATACTAGAATCAAATGTATAATTGAAGCTGCTAATTCAGAGAAGTATAACACAAAAGCTAAAAGACCTGTTTATTCTTGCTTAGATAATATGATGTTAAGAAGTACGATAGGAGATAATATGAGGAATTGGGAAGAAGCACTGTATGATTTTATAAAAAATGTTTTAAAGATTTAG
- the rfbC gene encoding dTDP-4-dehydrorhamnose 3,5-epimerase, translating into MSNFKFIKTKMKGLYIIEQNCFNDARGYFMETYNEKAFKEEGLNIKFVQDNQSKSKKGVLRGLHFQKQYPQGKLVRTIQGKVFDVAVDLRKNSSTFKKWFGCVLSEENRKQMYIPKGFAHGFLVLSEKAVFNYKCTDFYYREDEGGYRWDDPTFNIIWPIERIRKLLLSEKDRNYPLFYDDEFYYKF; encoded by the coding sequence ATGAGTAATTTTAAATTTATAAAAACAAAAATGAAAGGTCTTTATATTATAGAGCAAAATTGTTTTAATGATGCCAGGGGGTATTTTATGGAGACCTATAATGAAAAAGCATTTAAGGAGGAAGGATTAAATATAAAATTTGTGCAAGATAATCAGTCTAAATCTAAAAAAGGGGTATTAAGGGGATTACATTTTCAAAAACAATATCCACAAGGGAAACTAGTACGAACTATTCAAGGAAAAGTTTTTGATGTTGCAGTTGATTTAAGAAAAAATTCTTCTACATTTAAAAAGTGGTTTGGATGTGTATTGAGTGAAGAGAATAGGAAACAAATGTATATCCCTAAAGGTTTTGCACATGGATTTTTAGTATTATCAGAGAAGGCTGTATTTAATTATAAATGTACGGATTTTTATTATCGAGAAGATGAAGGTGGGTATCGTTGGGATGATCCTACGTTTAATATTATATGGCCTATAGAGAGAATAAGGAAATTGTTGTTATCAGAAAAGGATAGAAATTATCCTCTTTTTTATGATGACGAGTTTTATTATAAGTTTTAG
- the rfbB gene encoding dTDP-glucose 4,6-dehydratase produces MKTYLITGGAGFIGSNFIHYMFKKYNDVFIINIDKLTYAGSLKNLKDIKKNGKYIFIKGDITDTELINSLFQKHDIDYVINFAAETHVDRSIENPVQFIKTNIKGTFQLLEGAKKAWLNKDVWKKGKKFLQVSTDEVYGSLEDTGYFSEITPLDPRNPYSASKASADMLVKSYYHTYKMPINITRCSNNYGPRQFPEKLIPLMVNNCLYGKDLTIYGDGKNIRDWIYVEDHIEAIDLVIHKGQLGEVYNIGAGNEKTNIEIVKIIINTLRNILSNDDTRKKFICDNQIKYIEDRKGHDRRYALDTTKISTELYWKPKMLFDEGIINTIKWYLNNNQII; encoded by the coding sequence ATGAAAACTTATCTAATAACTGGTGGAGCGGGTTTTATTGGTTCTAACTTTATTCATTATATGTTTAAAAAATATAATGATGTTTTTATTATTAATATTGATAAGCTTACTTATGCAGGAAGTCTTAAGAATCTGAAAGATATTAAAAAAAATGGGAAATATATATTTATCAAAGGTGATATTACTGATACAGAACTGATAAATTCTTTGTTTCAAAAGCATGATATTGATTATGTTATCAATTTTGCAGCAGAGACCCATGTAGATAGAAGTATAGAAAATCCTGTGCAATTTATCAAGACGAATATTAAAGGAACTTTTCAATTGTTAGAAGGTGCAAAAAAAGCTTGGTTAAACAAAGATGTATGGAAAAAAGGAAAGAAATTTCTTCAGGTGTCTACAGATGAAGTATATGGATCTTTAGAAGATACAGGATATTTTTCTGAAATAACACCATTAGACCCAAGAAATCCTTATTCTGCTAGTAAAGCTTCTGCAGATATGTTAGTAAAGTCCTATTATCATACATATAAAATGCCTATCAATATTACGAGGTGTTCTAATAATTATGGACCTCGTCAATTTCCCGAAAAATTAATACCATTAATGGTTAATAATTGCTTATATGGAAAAGATTTAACTATTTATGGAGATGGTAAAAATATTAGAGATTGGATTTATGTAGAGGATCATATTGAGGCTATCGATTTAGTAATTCATAAAGGTCAGTTAGGAGAAGTATATAATATAGGAGCAGGTAATGAAAAAACTAATATAGAGATTGTAAAAATAATTATAAATACATTGAGAAATATTTTGTCCAATGATGATACACGAAAAAAATTTATATGTGACAATCAAATTAAATATATTGAAGATAGAAAGGGACATGATAGGAGATATGCTCTTGATACAACAAAGATATCTACAGAATTATATTGGAAACCGAAGATGTTATTTGATGAAGGTATTATAAATACTATAAAATGGTATTTAAATAATAATCAGATAATATAA